A single window of Fischerella sp. PCC 9605 DNA harbors:
- a CDS encoding glycosyltransferase family protein, whose product MKKLMFYCQHILGMGHLVRSMEIVRGLTKDFQICFINGGEVIKEFQFPPGVEVINLPAIKTDSEFQELQVVDDAFTLTEVQEIRKNQLLSILEQFQPDILMIELFPFGRRRFSFELIPLLEKAQSSERPIKVVCSLRDIVVTKQNQARHEEKVCKLINQYFDLLLVHGDPKFVPLEETFSRVSDLNCEVHYTGYVVQKPSTNPALTDEDREILNSDQPLIVVSVGGGRFGHELLDCVVKSAPCLEKKIPHNIHVFTGPFMPESKFHELQVMAGYSKKIRIRRFTPYLLSYMQKADLSISMSGYNTTLNVLVTGVPAMILPFTGNNDQEQTIRARKLGELGIVKVISQQDLQPDVFAWKIINYLQNQPNKIQLDFKGVEKTAAILRNLAWKQNVA is encoded by the coding sequence ATGAAAAAACTCATGTTCTACTGCCAGCATATTTTGGGTATGGGTCATTTAGTTCGCAGCATGGAAATTGTGCGCGGTTTGACTAAAGACTTTCAAATTTGTTTTATTAATGGCGGTGAAGTAATTAAAGAATTTCAATTTCCTCCAGGTGTTGAAGTCATTAACCTGCCAGCCATTAAAACTGATTCAGAATTTCAAGAACTGCAAGTGGTAGATGATGCCTTTACACTGACGGAAGTACAAGAAATAAGGAAAAATCAACTTCTGTCGATTTTGGAGCAATTCCAGCCAGATATTTTAATGATTGAATTGTTTCCCTTTGGCAGAAGACGCTTCTCTTTTGAATTAATTCCTTTATTAGAAAAGGCACAATCAAGTGAACGCCCCATCAAAGTAGTTTGCAGCCTGCGGGATATTGTAGTTACCAAGCAAAATCAAGCAAGACATGAAGAAAAAGTCTGTAAACTAATCAACCAATATTTTGATTTGTTGCTGGTTCACGGCGATCCAAAATTTGTGCCCTTAGAAGAAACATTTTCTCGGGTAAGTGACCTCAATTGTGAAGTACATTACACCGGATATGTGGTACAAAAACCATCCACCAATCCTGCCCTAACGGATGAAGATAGAGAAATTCTCAACTCTGACCAACCCTTGATTGTAGTTAGTGTAGGCGGAGGCAGATTTGGTCATGAATTGCTAGATTGTGTAGTGAAATCAGCACCCTGCCTGGAGAAAAAAATACCTCACAACATCCATGTTTTCACCGGCCCATTTATGCCAGAGTCAAAATTTCACGAACTGCAAGTAATGGCAGGATATAGCAAAAAGATCCGTATTCGTCGCTTTACTCCTTACTTGCTCAGTTACATGCAAAAAGCAGATTTGTCTATCAGCATGTCTGGCTACAACACTACGTTAAATGTTTTAGTAACTGGTGTGCCAGCGATGATTCTTCCTTTTACTGGTAATAATGACCAAGAACAAACTATTAGAGCCAGAAAACTAGGTGAATTAGGAATTGTCAAGGTGATTTCACAACAAGATTTACAACCTGATGTATTTGCTTGGAAGATAATTAATTACTTACAAAATCAACCAAATAAGATTCAATTAGATTTTAAAGGTGTTGAAAAGACGGCTGCAATTTTAAGAAATCTAGCTTGGAAGCAAAATGTTGCTTAG
- a CDS encoding glycosyltransferase family protein, whose product MRLLVYSHDAFGLGNIRRMLAICEHLLSEIDDLSILLLSGSPILQGFRLPKGLDYIKLPCLNRGETGNVAVKYLGTDINETVKMRSDLILSAAINYKPDLVLVDKKPYGIQNELAPTLDYLQAKLPQTRFVLLLRDILDTPEKTIAEWHKHSYYEAVEKFYDRVLVVGMPEVFNLPKEYQFPAAVAQKVEFCGYIRKPPGDKQRDTIREEVQLATDEQLVLVTPGGGEDGYQLIDTYLTGLKLLTDTHRIKSLIICGPEMPTEQKQALYQIAKAHPQVQIEEFTDDLMSYMTAADAVVSMGGYNTVCEILSARKPAVVVPRIKPSQEQFVRSQKMQQLGLFKAIHPEHLTPTTLIQELQQQLENNQANFTIDLEGLPRITHQIRNLLADKITNAQSQFMYCKLTQPHSLIAVQNS is encoded by the coding sequence ATGAGACTGCTAGTTTATTCCCATGATGCATTCGGTTTGGGCAACATTCGCAGAATGCTGGCGATTTGCGAACACCTACTAAGTGAAATAGACGATCTTTCCATTTTGCTGCTGTCTGGTTCACCGATACTACAAGGCTTTCGGCTACCCAAAGGACTTGATTACATCAAGCTTCCCTGTCTGAACCGAGGAGAAACAGGCAATGTCGCTGTCAAATACTTGGGTACAGACATCAATGAAACAGTAAAGATGCGATCGGATCTGATTTTATCGGCAGCGATTAATTATAAGCCGGATCTGGTGCTAGTAGATAAAAAGCCCTACGGCATTCAAAATGAACTTGCCCCCACTTTAGATTACTTGCAGGCAAAGTTGCCACAAACCCGCTTCGTACTGCTACTGAGAGATATTCTCGACACCCCAGAAAAAACGATCGCAGAGTGGCACAAGCATAGCTACTACGAAGCTGTAGAAAAATTCTACGATCGGGTGCTTGTAGTTGGAATGCCAGAGGTATTTAATTTGCCCAAAGAATATCAGTTTCCGGCTGCGGTTGCACAGAAAGTAGAGTTTTGTGGATATATTCGCAAACCACCAGGAGATAAGCAACGCGATACTATCCGGGAAGAGGTACAGCTAGCAACTGATGAACAACTGGTATTGGTAACGCCTGGTGGAGGTGAAGACGGTTATCAGTTAATTGATACCTATCTCACAGGACTGAAATTGCTGACAGATACACATCGCATCAAAAGCCTGATTATTTGCGGCCCGGAGATGCCAACAGAGCAAAAACAGGCATTATATCAAATAGCAAAAGCACATCCGCAGGTGCAGATCGAGGAATTTACCGATGACTTGATGAGTTATATGACAGCGGCGGATGCGGTGGTATCGATGGGTGGTTACAACACAGTGTGTGAAATTCTTTCGGCAAGAAAACCAGCTGTGGTTGTACCGCGAATCAAACCCTCCCAAGAACAATTTGTGCGATCGCAAAAAATGCAGCAACTAGGTTTGTTTAAAGCAATTCATCCTGAACATCTGACACCAACTACCTTAATACAAGAACTTCAGCAACAACTAGAAAATAATCAAGCGAATTTCACCATCGACCTAGAAGGACTACCCAGAATTACTCATCAGATTAGAAATTTGTTAGCTGATAAAATCACAAATGCTCAGTCGCAATTTATGTATTGCAAACTTACGCAACCACATTCATTAATAGCTGTTCAAAATAGTTGA
- a CDS encoding UDP-glucose dehydrogenase family protein — MRVCVIGTGYVGLVTGACLAQIGHSVICVDNNAAKVSLMQSGKSPIFEPGLEQIMQSNMQAGRLQFTTDLAFGVEHGEILFIAVGTPALPSGESDTRYVEAVARGIGSNLNGGYKVIVNKSTVPIGSGDWVQRIVMDGVADRQQDITGFDVVSNPEFLREGSAVYDTFYPDRIVLGSNSPKAIAMMQELYTPIIERKLATEGSLPPVPVVVTDLASAEMIKYAANAFLATKISFINEIANICDRVGADVTQIAKGIGLDSRIGDKFLQAGIGWGGSCFPKDVSALIHTAQDYGYNAQLLKTTVSVNKRQRLLAVEKLQQVLKILKGKTIGFLGLTFKPNTDDLRDAPALDLLEELTRLGAKVKAYDPIISQLEADVTLVTDPEQLAQGCDALVLITDWQQFRNLDYAKLAELMTNPVMIDGRNFLNPEDMARAGFYYVGIGRPTIGNAFLPSSVLPTVTNELLAVS, encoded by the coding sequence ATGCGTGTTTGTGTCATTGGTACTGGATACGTTGGCTTAGTGACTGGAGCTTGTCTGGCACAGATTGGACACAGTGTCATCTGTGTGGACAACAACGCAGCCAAAGTTTCATTAATGCAGTCTGGAAAGTCGCCCATTTTTGAACCGGGACTGGAACAAATCATGCAGTCCAATATGCAGGCGGGAAGGCTGCAATTCACTACAGATTTGGCTTTCGGTGTAGAACATGGCGAGATTTTATTTATTGCTGTTGGTACTCCAGCGTTACCCAGTGGCGAGAGTGACACTCGTTATGTAGAAGCCGTTGCTCGTGGTATTGGCAGTAACCTCAACGGTGGTTACAAAGTCATTGTCAACAAGTCTACCGTTCCGATTGGTTCTGGGGATTGGGTACAGCGCATAGTCATGGATGGTGTTGCCGATCGCCAGCAAGATATTACAGGCTTTGATGTTGTCAGTAACCCCGAATTTCTTCGAGAAGGTTCGGCAGTTTACGACACATTTTATCCCGATCGCATTGTACTGGGTAGCAATAGCCCCAAAGCGATCGCCATGATGCAAGAACTCTACACTCCAATTATCGAGCGCAAGCTTGCTACTGAGGGATCTTTACCTCCCGTGCCAGTGGTAGTCACAGACTTAGCATCCGCAGAGATGATTAAGTACGCTGCCAATGCTTTTCTGGCAACCAAGATTAGTTTTATTAACGAAATAGCCAACATCTGCGATCGCGTTGGTGCTGATGTTACTCAAATTGCCAAAGGTATTGGTTTAGACTCCCGTATTGGAGACAAGTTTCTACAAGCTGGTATTGGCTGGGGTGGCTCGTGCTTTCCGAAGGATGTTTCAGCATTAATTCATACTGCCCAAGATTACGGTTATAATGCTCAACTGCTAAAAACCACCGTCAGCGTCAACAAACGTCAACGGCTGCTGGCTGTAGAAAAACTTCAGCAAGTCCTGAAAATTCTCAAAGGCAAAACCATTGGTTTTTTGGGTTTGACCTTCAAACCCAACACAGACGACTTGCGCGATGCACCCGCACTGGATTTGCTGGAAGAATTAACTCGCTTGGGTGCTAAAGTCAAAGCTTACGATCCGATAATTTCCCAACTAGAAGCGGACGTAACTTTAGTGACTGACCCAGAACAACTGGCACAAGGCTGTGATGCATTGGTATTGATCACAGACTGGCAACAGTTCCGCAACCTTGACTATGCCAAACTCGCTGAATTGATGACCAATCCTGTAATGATTGATGGTCGCAATTTCTTAAATCCAGAAGATATGGCAAGGGCTGGTTTTTACTACGTTGGTATTGGTCGCCCAACCATAGGCAATGCTTTCCTACCAAGTTCTGTGCTACCAACCGTTACTAATGAACTCTTAGCGGTTTCTTAG
- a CDS encoding response regulator transcription factor → MSQILIVEDEVRVAAFVEKGLRKNGFTTEVAADGEQAIFMAQTGDFDLLLLDLGLPVIDGWTVLRELRRRGEKRPIIIVTANNDERDKAAALAAGANDYITKPFSFSELLTRVQAQLGQ, encoded by the coding sequence ATGAGCCAAATTTTAATTGTAGAAGATGAAGTTCGCGTCGCTGCCTTTGTCGAAAAAGGACTCCGCAAAAATGGTTTTACTACTGAAGTGGCAGCAGACGGCGAGCAGGCAATTTTTATGGCTCAAACTGGCGATTTTGACTTATTACTGCTTGACTTAGGATTGCCAGTAATAGATGGTTGGACAGTATTGCGCGAACTGCGACGCCGAGGAGAAAAGCGACCTATTATTATTGTGACTGCTAACAATGACGAGCGAGATAAGGCAGCCGCTCTAGCAGCTGGTGCAAATGACTACATTACTAAGCCCTTTAGTTTCAGCGAACTTTTAACAAGAGTTCAGGCACAGTTGGGTCAATAG
- a CDS encoding response regulator transcription factor, with product MHRILIAEDEPRIASFLEKGLRAHGYTTAIAADGDETILMTQSGEFDLVILDLGLPGKDGLEVLEELRGQGQRLPIIILTARDDIKDKVTGLEAGADDYVTKPFRFEELLARVRVRLRNLNLCSPKEDTILTVGNIALDLRTRKIKVGDRMIDLPAREFTLAETFFRHPGQVLSREQLLDRVWGFDYNPGSNIVDVYVGYLRKKLGNNLIETVRGMGYRLRT from the coding sequence ATGCATCGCATTCTCATCGCTGAAGATGAACCTCGTATAGCCTCCTTTTTAGAAAAAGGCTTGCGTGCACATGGCTATACGACTGCAATTGCTGCGGATGGGGATGAGACGATACTTATGACTCAAAGTGGTGAATTTGACCTGGTGATCTTGGATTTAGGATTACCTGGAAAAGATGGTTTAGAGGTATTGGAAGAGTTACGCGGACAGGGTCAACGATTGCCAATTATTATTTTGACTGCCCGTGATGACATTAAAGATAAGGTAACAGGATTAGAAGCTGGTGCTGACGACTATGTCACTAAACCTTTTCGCTTTGAAGAACTCTTAGCAAGAGTGCGGGTAAGGTTACGCAATCTTAATTTATGCTCGCCTAAAGAAGATACGATCCTTACAGTTGGGAACATCGCTCTGGACTTACGCACTCGTAAAATTAAAGTAGGCGATCGCATGATTGACCTACCAGCACGAGAATTTACTCTCGCAGAAACATTTTTCCGTCATCCAGGACAAGTTTTGAGTCGAGAGCAACTACTGGACAGAGTCTGGGGTTTTGATTACAACCCTGGTTCTAACATTGTGGATGTGTATGTAGGTTATCTGCGTAAAAAGTTAGGTAATAACCTGATTGAAACTGTTAGAGGCATGGGCTATCGACTGCGAACATAA
- a CDS encoding sensor histidine kinase, with product MQRTLNRSKEANTGKSKSSLHSRGFFWEARTRILFWYVLIMTFIFLVSIPAFRHVLYARVDERVRRELAEKMGTFKQLIDAEENAKLRNQTEEFGNIEIDEQLKPPSSKEELKDFFDVFLSRQLPEDDTHLIAFVDGKFYKSSPSARPDPLAKDSKLMRRWARQTQPEQDEKRVANDSTIDTIIYVTQPVKRDGEILGVFVVAHTTAGERGEALEAVIVSIQVSSVLLLLALILVWIASGRILAPLRLLSVTARSISESDLNQRLPVRGKGEIAELATTFNEMMDRLQAAFTSQRNFINDAGHELRTPITIIRGHLELMSDDDPEEVRETVALVMDELGRMSRFVEDLILLAKAERPDFLLLETVDAGSLTQELFAKAQALANRNWRLDAIPKGKIVVDRQRLTQAVMNLAQNATQYTEQNDTIAIGSVIRKDKIRFWVRDTGEGIVEADQQRIFARFARAANSRRRSEGAGLGLSIVKAIAEAHHGSVELYSRRQVGSTFTIILPVEPPQEGLSDASHSHR from the coding sequence ATGCAAAGGACTTTGAACAGAAGTAAAGAGGCAAATACAGGGAAAAGCAAGTCTTCTCTTCATAGTAGGGGATTCTTCTGGGAAGCTCGTACCCGCATCCTCTTCTGGTACGTCCTGATTATGACCTTCATCTTTTTAGTCTCTATCCCAGCGTTTCGTCACGTTCTGTATGCACGGGTGGATGAACGAGTCCGCCGGGAACTGGCGGAAAAGATGGGTACATTTAAGCAATTAATTGATGCTGAAGAAAACGCCAAACTCAGGAACCAGACAGAAGAGTTTGGAAATATCGAAATAGATGAGCAGCTCAAACCACCATCCTCTAAGGAAGAACTGAAAGACTTTTTTGATGTTTTTCTATCTCGCCAGTTACCAGAAGATGATACCCACCTGATTGCCTTTGTAGATGGAAAATTTTATAAATCAAGTCCCAGTGCTAGACCAGATCCACTGGCGAAAGATTCAAAGTTAATGCGGCGTTGGGCAAGACAAACTCAACCCGAACAAGATGAGAAACGTGTTGCAAATGATAGCACCATAGATACCATAATTTATGTAACGCAACCTGTCAAAAGGGATGGAGAAATTCTGGGGGTATTTGTAGTTGCCCATACCACGGCTGGTGAGCGTGGAGAAGCTCTAGAAGCGGTTATCGTCAGCATTCAGGTAAGTAGTGTTCTTCTGCTACTAGCTCTGATACTGGTTTGGATAGCCTCAGGACGGATTCTAGCTCCCTTGCGCTTGCTGTCAGTAACCGCTCGTTCCATTAGCGAATCCGACTTGAATCAGCGCTTACCAGTTCGAGGAAAGGGCGAGATAGCAGAATTAGCGACTACCTTTAACGAAATGATGGATCGCTTGCAAGCTGCATTTACAAGTCAACGTAACTTTATCAACGATGCTGGACACGAACTGCGTACGCCAATCACTATCATTCGGGGACACTTGGAATTAATGAGTGATGATGACCCAGAAGAAGTGCGGGAAACGGTAGCACTGGTAATGGACGAGTTAGGCCGCATGAGTCGATTTGTGGAAGATTTGATTTTACTGGCGAAAGCGGAACGTCCAGACTTTTTACTGTTAGAAACTGTTGATGCAGGCTCGCTGACACAAGAGTTATTTGCCAAGGCACAAGCGTTGGCAAATCGTAACTGGCGCTTAGATGCCATTCCTAAAGGAAAGATTGTAGTAGATCGCCAACGGCTTACTCAGGCAGTGATGAATCTGGCACAAAATGCTACCCAGTACACAGAACAAAATGATACCATAGCTATAGGATCTGTGATACGTAAAGATAAAATCCGTTTCTGGGTTCGAGATACGGGAGAGGGTATTGTTGAAGCTGACCAGCAACGAATATTTGCACGCTTTGCTCGTGCAGCAAATAGCCGTCGTCGTTCGGAAGGTGCTGGTTTGGGATTATCAATTGTTAAGGCGATCGCTGAAGCTCATCATGGATCGGTAGAGCTATACAGCCGACGCCAAGTTGGCTCAACCTTTACTATTATCTTACCTGTGGAACCACCACAAGAGGGATTGTCTGATGCATCGCATTCTCATCGCTGA
- a CDS encoding SirB1 family protein, with translation MNISSARQYFYQEVQQPDEQIDLARTALYIAQEEYPDLDPEEYLNAFDTMAAELEERLPVERYPLRVIQNINKYLYTDLGFTGNKQEYYDPRNSFLNDVIDRRLGIPISLALVYIEIARRVDFPMVGIGMPGHFLIRPDLSDIEIFVDAFNDGEILFPQDCQEKLTQIYQHPVTLQPEFLAAVTNKQILARMLTNLKYIYLNQKELEKALAAVERILLLFPGFALEVRDRGLLCYQLGRFSQAATDLETYLTQTPEAQDAYIIRRLLTQLGRN, from the coding sequence ATGAATATCTCGTCAGCGCGGCAATATTTTTACCAGGAAGTCCAGCAGCCTGATGAGCAGATAGATTTAGCAAGAACAGCTTTATATATAGCCCAAGAAGAATATCCCGACCTTGACCCAGAAGAATATCTCAATGCCTTTGATACAATGGCAGCGGAGTTAGAAGAACGCTTACCAGTAGAACGGTATCCGCTGCGGGTGATTCAGAATATTAATAAATATCTCTACACTGATTTGGGATTTACAGGAAATAAGCAAGAGTATTACGACCCCCGCAACAGCTTTTTAAACGATGTGATTGACCGCCGCCTTGGAATTCCCATTTCTTTGGCACTAGTATATATTGAGATCGCTCGACGAGTTGATTTCCCGATGGTGGGAATAGGAATGCCTGGACATTTCCTCATTCGCCCCGACCTTTCAGATATAGAGATTTTTGTTGATGCCTTCAATGACGGTGAGATATTGTTCCCCCAAGATTGTCAAGAAAAGCTGACTCAAATCTATCAGCACCCTGTGACACTACAACCAGAATTTTTAGCAGCAGTGACAAACAAGCAAATTTTAGCAAGGATGTTGACGAATCTCAAATACATTTACCTAAACCAAAAGGAATTGGAAAAAGCCCTAGCAGCAGTAGAAAGGATTTTACTGTTATTTCCTGGGTTTGCGTTAGAAGTGCGCGATCGCGGTCTTTTGTGCTATCAACTCGGTCGTTTTTCCCAAGCCGCCACCGACTTAGAAACTTATCTAACCCAGACTCCAGAAGCACAAGATGCCTACATAATTCGGCGGTTGCTAACTCAGTTGGGTAGAAACTAG
- a CDS encoding SRPBCC family protein: MQFFEQSIDINASAAVVERCITDRILMHRWLNPALRCEPVGEWSTDKGSKSRFVIQIPIIKPTLNSTVVERQPGLVVWEFDGFFKGRDRWECQPIEKKTRLLNRFEFEIPNPLVSWDFKTFAENWTKEDMQAQLRRLKRVAEEIQQE, translated from the coding sequence ATGCAATTTTTTGAACAGTCAATTGATATTAATGCCTCGGCTGCGGTAGTTGAGCGCTGTATTACCGATCGCATTTTAATGCACCGCTGGCTCAACCCTGCATTGCGGTGTGAACCTGTAGGTGAATGGAGTACCGATAAAGGCAGTAAAAGTCGCTTTGTTATTCAAATACCCATAATCAAACCAACATTGAATAGCACCGTTGTGGAAAGACAACCAGGGTTGGTAGTTTGGGAATTCGATGGTTTTTTTAAAGGCCGCGATCGCTGGGAGTGCCAACCCATAGAAAAGAAAACTCGCCTACTCAACCGCTTTGAATTTGAAATTCCCAACCCTCTAGTAAGCTGGGATTTCAAAACCTTTGCCGAAAACTGGACAAAAGAAGATATGCAAGCCCAACTGCGCCGTCTTAAGCGCGTAGCAGAGGAGATACAGCAGGAATGA
- a CDS encoding mechanosensitive ion channel, with the protein MNTTWQNITQVMGAGLWVRIEKFLAQSPTLPPQQGANFDTYVQNTFQQVIAFMPRLLGAVLILLVGWIIAAIAAAVTRGILNRTQIDNRIAAGVMGREDSGELPQVENVIANLVFWGILLLTIVAVLDTLQLGVASQPLNAFLNQIGDFLPRLVGAAIFLAVAWLVATIVKLLATRGLRALRIDERLNQPRDNTTTQNQLPLSDTIGNGLYWFIFLLFLIPILDTLGLQQALQPVEALVTEIIAIVPNILGAIIIAVVGWFLANVVRRIVTNLLTSTGIDNLGTRLGLSRATGAQSLSAIIGTIVYVLILIPVAIAALNTLQIAAISVPAIAMLQQILNALPAIFTAIAILIVAYFVGRFVADLVTSILTSIGFNNIFSVLGLTPPSRRIVIPPEEPAAPTPPSRTPSEIVGIIVLVGIMLFATVAAVNILNIPALTVLVSGIVIVLGRILAGLIVFAIGLYLANLAFSIISSSGNPQARILGQLARIAIVTLVAAMALQQIGVAPDIVNLAFGLLLGAIAVAIALSFGLGTRDIAREQVQQWLESFKNRG; encoded by the coding sequence ATGAATACAACTTGGCAAAACATAACCCAAGTGATGGGAGCTGGTTTGTGGGTTAGGATAGAGAAGTTTTTAGCACAATCACCTACACTACCACCGCAGCAAGGTGCCAATTTCGATACTTATGTGCAGAACACTTTCCAACAGGTGATTGCTTTTATGCCCCGCTTACTGGGAGCAGTGTTGATTTTGTTGGTTGGTTGGATCATTGCTGCGATCGCTGCGGCTGTGACGCGAGGAATTCTCAATCGCACACAGATAGATAATCGCATTGCCGCTGGAGTGATGGGGCGTGAAGATAGTGGGGAACTTCCCCAGGTAGAGAATGTCATCGCCAATTTGGTGTTTTGGGGTATTCTGCTGCTGACGATAGTGGCCGTATTGGACACGCTTCAGTTGGGCGTAGCTTCTCAACCACTCAATGCTTTTCTCAATCAAATTGGTGACTTTTTACCAAGATTGGTAGGTGCAGCAATTTTTTTGGCAGTGGCTTGGTTAGTAGCTACTATTGTCAAACTTCTGGCAACACGAGGACTGCGGGCGTTAAGAATAGATGAGCGTTTAAATCAACCACGAGACAATACCACTACTCAAAATCAGTTGCCTCTGAGCGATACAATTGGCAATGGCCTGTATTGGTTCATATTTTTACTGTTTCTGATTCCGATCCTAGATACTCTGGGGCTACAACAAGCATTACAACCAGTAGAAGCGCTGGTAACGGAAATTATCGCGATTGTGCCGAACATTCTTGGTGCGATCATCATTGCCGTTGTTGGCTGGTTTTTAGCGAATGTTGTACGGCGAATTGTGACGAACTTACTAACAAGCACAGGAATTGACAATTTAGGAACTCGGCTAGGACTCTCACGCGCAACAGGAGCACAATCTCTTTCGGCAATTATCGGTACAATTGTCTACGTCTTGATTCTGATTCCTGTGGCGATCGCAGCACTCAATACCCTACAAATTGCTGCGATTTCAGTGCCGGCGATCGCAATGCTACAGCAAATTCTCAATGCACTCCCCGCCATCTTTACAGCAATTGCGATTTTAATTGTTGCTTACTTCGTGGGACGATTCGTTGCGGATCTTGTTACCAGCATTCTTACAAGCATCGGTTTTAACAATATTTTCTCTGTTTTGGGTTTGACACCACCCTCTAGACGCATTGTTATTCCCCCAGAAGAACCAGCAGCACCGACACCACCAAGCCGTACTCCCTCGGAGATTGTCGGTATAATTGTATTAGTTGGCATTATGCTGTTTGCGACTGTGGCGGCAGTGAATATCCTCAATATTCCAGCGCTAACAGTACTAGTGAGTGGTATTGTCATCGTACTGGGGCGGATTTTGGCTGGATTGATCGTATTTGCGATTGGTCTATATCTGGCAAATCTAGCTTTTAGCATCATTTCCAGTTCCGGCAATCCTCAAGCCAGGATTTTAGGTCAGTTAGCGCGAATAGCGATCGTTACCTTAGTCGCGGCAATGGCGCTGCAACAAATCGGCGTTGCCCCTGATATTGTGAATTTAGCCTTTGGATTGCTACTGGGTGCGATCGCAGTTGCTATTGCCCTTTCCTTTGGTTTGGGAACCCGCGATATTGCCCGAGAGCAAGTCCAACAATGGCTGGAATCTTTCAAAAATAGAGGCTAG